The following are encoded in a window of Flavobacterium psychrotrophum genomic DNA:
- a CDS encoding DUF6712 family protein — MARYKQLAKTTHDDKLNEQILDAQLLDLQPLIGESLFNKILAAPQEFDDLLEGGIYEHEGISYTNYGLKMVLCYYAYARYMMFSSAVDTPFSVVEKLSDNSRPVEPLAKKTIYNLNRETAQQVWGNVKNYLIRTLQPDYIGCPAKHTTGFRLKKIS, encoded by the coding sequence ATGGCCCGCTATAAGCAGCTGGCTAAAACTACCCATGACGATAAACTTAATGAACAGATACTTGATGCCCAGTTATTAGACCTGCAGCCCCTCATCGGCGAAAGCCTTTTTAACAAGATACTTGCAGCCCCGCAGGAATTTGATGATTTGCTTGAGGGAGGCATTTATGAGCATGAGGGCATTAGTTACACAAATTACGGACTTAAAATGGTGTTATGCTATTATGCATATGCCCGTTATATGATGTTTTCATCGGCCGTGGATACACCTTTCTCTGTAGTAGAAAAACTTTCTGACAATAGCCGCCCTGTAGAACCATTAGCCAAAAAAACCATTTACAACTTAAACCGGGAGACAGCCCAGCAGGTATGGGGCAATGTAAAGAACTACCTCATCCGCACGCTTCAGCCTGACTACATTGGCTGCCCTGCCAAGCATACCACAGGATTTCGACTTAAAAAAATTAGCTGA
- a CDS encoding Clp protease ClpP: MTGNIYISGQIGTFDGTAGIALADVVAQVKKQPKASAFNVHINSEGGLVDVGFDIYHYLKSLRKPLTTIGSGIVASIATVIFMAGSKRQLRENTPFMIHLPWGGSMGTADELEQFAAQLRQVEHKMVGFYTKALSVQKEAILPLLKNETWLTPKQLSALGFTTTTQPVKAVAKAFINPNSMRGTFTERDRHWMESLFTRALGKFKNAHMFNKVVQDATGAELDFTELEDDAVIEIGAVATVDGQPAEGEYLLPDGTTYVFVAGELTEIIEPEDGAAEEEAAALRTENKALKRQLNSIKSEVMALKRQVTSSYSVDGRKVAARRPQAGTDRAAGIRQYLQSKNRK; the protein is encoded by the coding sequence ATGACAGGAAACATTTACATCTCCGGCCAGATAGGCACTTTTGACGGCACCGCCGGCATAGCCCTGGCCGACGTGGTAGCCCAGGTAAAAAAGCAGCCTAAAGCAAGTGCCTTTAATGTGCACATAAACAGCGAGGGCGGGCTGGTAGATGTGGGGTTTGACATTTACCACTACCTTAAATCGCTCCGCAAGCCGCTTACCACCATAGGCAGCGGTATTGTAGCCAGTATTGCCACGGTAATTTTTATGGCAGGCAGCAAAAGGCAATTGCGCGAAAACACACCGTTTATGATTCACCTGCCCTGGGGCGGCTCTATGGGCACTGCCGATGAGCTGGAACAGTTTGCCGCACAACTACGGCAGGTAGAACACAAAATGGTAGGCTTTTATACTAAAGCCCTCAGCGTACAAAAAGAAGCCATACTGCCCCTGCTAAAAAACGAAACGTGGCTTACGCCAAAGCAGCTCAGCGCACTGGGCTTTACCACAACCACGCAGCCGGTTAAGGCTGTAGCCAAAGCTTTCATTAACCCTAACTCTATGAGAGGAACTTTTACAGAACGGGACAGGCACTGGATGGAAAGCCTGTTTACCCGCGCACTGGGCAAGTTTAAAAACGCCCACATGTTTAACAAAGTAGTACAGGATGCCACAGGTGCCGAACTCGACTTTACAGAACTGGAAGACGATGCCGTTATCGAAATTGGAGCTGTTGCAACAGTAGACGGGCAACCTGCCGAGGGCGAATACCTGCTGCCGGACGGTACTACCTATGTGTTTGTAGCGGGCGAACTGACCGAAATTATTGAACCCGAAGATGGCGCTGCCGAAGAAGAAGCTGCCGCACTACGCACCGAGAACAAGGCGCTTAAACGCCAGCTAAACAGCATTAAGAGCGAAGTTATGGCATTAAAAAGGCAGGTAACCAGCAGCTATAGTGTAGATGGCCGCAAGGTAGCTGCACGCAGGCCACAGGCAGGAACGGACAGGGCTGCAGGCATCCGCCAATATTTGCAATCTAAAAACAGGAAGTAA